The DNA segment ATTATTAGACTGTTGACAATTTctaagtgattgcgaacacaaacctacaACTCccatatatattatcatattgcatctggatttataatatgtttcgttatcataactaatatttaaactcgcagatgtggttgggaAAATCCGTTATGTCCAAGGCTCTGACCTTagcaaagaaacaacttgagtcgttatccgtctcctcattgatccgtaagaaacaatcaacaaacaattatctttatattattattaatattgtgccaacatcaataatcaaaaatatttcctacccaAATTATGTGGTCGTCTACTTATCTCTcttacttatcaaactaattttacacaaacttttattttacagcttaaagAAACCATAACAAcctaaacaatcaaaacaccaaaaattagaattccaaaaaagacgaatcattaataaTTACTTctcttttttgtctaatcttaaaaataaacttcaaaataaatatatcaaaccaatcacctcaactaatactcaacgacacataaatcgagtcagctaaacaaatacaaacttcACGGCCAGCTAtgtaacaatttacaaacttactttcgcaatgaagaagacgaagacgacaaccaagatcagtgaaattacctgaacaaaaaagcagagtaagttatgaactctgataaatacatctaataatgatttttgtttacatattacccatcaaataaaagataaacaaacacaaccacaacaggagatacaagagataatcccgacagacacaaaggcgacaacaacatctccacctgctcactcctcttgtcttataaaaatagcttacatgcccAATTTCAACATGTCAatgctattattttttttatgagaaatacataaattcgtttaaaactcattaaaaccTAAATACTCATAACTATcaatcattttatagttatttctacaagtcttcatgtatttgttttaaatgtccggtaagagcaacaagtttaaaaataaaataaaaacatataacaaatataataaagataataaaaattattacttaatagacacaacttacacaactaaactggagaaaaaatatccagaaacaaaaggtactttcaacaactttaatataatttatgtactttCAACAGtacaataaacaaattaaaaagacaaacaaacaataagtctcactggcacaacaaacaacaacacGAACTATATAAATCACATTATTAACATAGTTTAGTACTTCATAAgtggagaacaatgcatacacagttcatcatcacaactctaatcctataacaataaaaaaaccttgaaaaataactcaaaacgcaaaattcacaactacaataaccctagcaaatattgagatgaaacaagaattTTGTCCAcaaccccgcgcttgcgcgggggcaATGCCCCTAGTAGTGAGAGTAGGTGAGAATGAGTGAAGCTCGTTGTGCTCACGTGAGGCAACCTCAAAATCAGGGATAGTTGTTTTGTCCTCTCcatcctaaacctaaacccacCCATCCTTGGCTTCTCTTTCGATTTCTTTATGAATCCACAAGTGTAAAGAactaaagatgctaaactcACTTTCgcttaaaatgaaaaattaaccCACAAGGTCCATATTAATTTCCCACATTTTGTGAAAAGTAATGCCGCatttattcttaatttttttatcatatagaattttcttaatctatcaCTTGATTTGTATATCCTTCTAATATATATTACTTTGAGTATGTTATttatcttctctctcttttaagTTTTGAATACCCTTCCTTCTTGGTCAATAGCcctattttatatttgtatactCTTTAGAAATTGCTATTATTGTTCTTATTGATGAATAGGTTAATGGAATgtagaaagaaaataaatagaagtcaatctaaattctataatatgaatagaaaataagatgATATAAACTCGGAATGTAACAAAAAATTAAGACGGTAATATTATTGGGtttctatttttcatttgtaTTTGAATATGTACCGTTGTTTATTACGGATCCACTAGACACCCTTGTATAATAACCAATTAACTTTTAGAAATGGGAAATGCATTGGATCTAGCAAAGTGTACAAGTCTAGTCCTCTTATTTCAAATGATtctcattttatttaatataacataaacTAAACTACTTGTGAACAGACGATGAAGACACAACTAAAAACGTTACATAATCTAGATTTTAGGTGTCCCGTGTGCATGGACATGGAGTGACGTTATagtctgtttttcttttttggccTTGGACCGACTTGAGAGTTAATTTCTAGgatttatatactgaagaaAGTAATATACTATATAACACTAATAAATTAACTTCAAACTTGAATTCATTTACAGTAACTACTGATCTTAAGACAATTAACATTAACTTCAAACTTGGATTCAAGTACAGTAACTACTGATTTGAAGAAGACAATGTGTTTCAGTGTTTGTGTATGGTATTCTTTATATTGACCCTATCTCTTAAgaatacatatttttgttaacTTCAAAGTTTAATATTATGATATTCTGACTAGCAGTCAGTCAACAAGATAACAATTATCAGAGGCAGTGGAGCTAGTAGAgtagtattaaaatatatactactaGTAAAAAACACAGGGAATAATCACCGATACAACCACTTACTTGGGGATTGAGCAAGTGAACTCGTTAACTCCAACAGTAAAATGGAGGAACGTATCTAATTTATCTACTCATAAATATAACAaatcataataagattagaggTAATGGGTTCAGTAACACAAAACAGTAAGATACAGATAAAAATGAATACTAGTTCAGTATGGGtagtaaataaaaaactaattagCATTAAAATAAGTTAAAAGAGATAGATAGGGGGCATGATATAGGTGAGGTGGCAAAGAGGTGGGGGGTGGTGCAGTTTTGTTGTTGATCTCAAGGCATTGTGTTTCCCCATTCTCCTTTGTACTCTTTCTCCTCTCTTAATAAAAACACCCCAAGTATTAGAACACTCTGTATTTCTCTTCCTACGCTTGAGTTTAAACCAAGCAAGAACCAGATTTCAAGAGAGCACagagatagagagaagagaggcaCCAAACCCTAAATGGGTCTAACCCCGAGATTTTAAAACTCTTCTTTTATGATTTTGAGGCAAATGTCGTCTCCTCATACCttaatctcttcttcttcattcttcatcttcatcttgtgtttctctctctctaatgcAGAGCAAAACCCGGAAGCTTCTATCCTCTACTCATGGCTCCACTCTTCTCCTCTCACACcttcctctctttctttcttcaaCTGGAACTCAGCCGACAACACTCCTTGCAACAACAACTGGACTTTCGTTACATGCTCACCTCAAGGCTTCGTCACCGACATCGACATTCAAGCCGTCCAAGTCGAGCTACCCTTGCCCAAGAATCTCCCGGAGCTTCATTCTCTTCAGAAACTCACCATCTCCGGCGCTAACATCACCGGGACTATACCGGAGAGCCTCGGCGACTGTCTCGCCCTCACGGTTCTCGACCTAAGCTCAAACAGTTTAGTGGGAGACATTCCTTGGAGCCTAAGCAAGCTTCGTAACCTAGAAACCCTAATACTCAACTCCAACCAGCTCACCGGGAGAATCCCACCGGAGATCAGTAAATGCTCCAAACTCAAGAGCTTGATCCTCTTCGATAATCTCCTCACCGGAGGCATCCCATTGGAGCTAGGGAAGCTCTCAGGCCTTGAAGAAATAAGAATCGGAGGAAACAAAGAACTCTCCGGGAAGATCCCACCGGAGATCGGAGACTGTTCTAACCTAACGGTTCTCGGCTTAGCAGAGACAAGCGTCTCCGGAAACTTACCTTCCTCTTTAGGAAACCTCAAGAAGCTGCAAACACTCTCTATCTACACAACGATGATAAGCGGAGAGATTCCTCCAGAGTTAGGCAACTGCTCTGAGCTAGTGGACATCTTCTTGTACGAGAACAGCTTGTCCGGCTCAATCCCTCGAGAGATATCAAAGCTCGCGAAGCTCGAACAGCTGTTCCTATGGCAGAACAGTCTCGTCGGTGGTATCCCTGAAGACATCGGAAACTGCAGCAACCTCAAGATGATAGACTTGTCTCTAAACCTCCTCTCCGGTTCGATTCCCGTCTCCATCGGTCGTTTGTCTTTTCTCGAAGAGTTTATGATCAGCGACAACAACTTCTCCGGTTCGATACCGACGACTATCTCCAACTGTTCGAGTCTTGTTCAGCTACAGCTCGACAAGAACCAGATCTCCGGTCTGATACCGACAGAGCTTGGAACGCTCACGAAGCTTACTCTATTCTTCGCTTGGTCCAACCAGCTGGAAGGAAGCATCCCTCCCGGTTTAGCAGACTGTACCGATCTCCAAGCGTTGGATTTATCGCGTAACGCCTTAACCGGAACAATCCCTTCCGGTTTGTTTATGCTAAGGAACCTCACGAAGCTTCTCTTGATCTCAAACTCTCTCTCCGGTTCCATCCCTCAAGAGATTGGTAACTGCAGCTCTCTGGTGAGACTGAGGCTAGGTTTCAACAGGATCACTGGAGAGATACCTTCTGGTGTTGGTTCACTCAAGAAGCTGAACTTTCTCGACTTGTCGAGCAATAGGTTGCACGGGAAGGTTCCTGATGAGATAGGAAGCTGCTCGGAGCTGCAGATGATTGATCTTAGTAACAACTCTCTTCAAGGCTCGTTGCCTAACGCGGTTTCTTCTCTGTCCGGTTTACAGGTTCTTGATGTTTCAGCTAACCAGCTTTCAGGCAAGATTCCCGCGAGTTTGGGGAGGCTTGTGTCGTTGAACAAACTGATCTTGGGGAAGAACTTGTTCTCGGGTTCGATCCCTGGTTCTCTAGGTATGTGTTCAGGGCTGCAGCTTCTTGATCTCGGAAGCAACGAGCTCTCCGGTGAGATTCCTTCGGAGCTAGGAGATATTGAGAATCTTGAAATCGCGTTGAACTTGAGTAGTAACAGACTCTCTGGGAAGATACCTTCGAAGTTTGCGTCTCTCAACAAGCTCTCGATTCTTGATATCTCCCACAACTTGCTCGAAGGAGATCTTGCTCCACTTGCCAACATCGAGAATCTCGTCTCTCTCAACATCTCTTACAATAGCTTCTCTGGTTACCTTCCGGACAACAAGCTTTTCAGACAGTTACCTCCTCAAGATCTCGAAGGAAACAAGAAGCTCTGTTCCACGTCGACTAAAGATTCTTGTTTTCTCGCTTACGGCAATAGCAACGGACTTGCGGATGATAAGGAAACTTCTCGCGCAAGAAACCTCAGGTTAGCACTGGCGCTTTTGATCTCCCTGACGGTTGTGTTGATGATTCTCGGCGCGGTTGCGGTGATCCGAGCGAGGAGGAACAACGAACGCGAAAGAGATTCGGAGCTTGGA comes from the Brassica napus cultivar Da-Ae chromosome A7, Da-Ae, whole genome shotgun sequence genome and includes:
- the LOC106450592 gene encoding LRR receptor-like serine/threonine-protein kinase RGI1 — its product is MILRQMSSPHTLISSSSFFIFILCFSLSNAEQNPEASILYSWLHSSPLTPSSLSFFNWNSADNTPCNNNWTFVTCSPQGFVTDIDIQAVQVELPLPKNLPELHSLQKLTISGANITGTIPESLGDCLALTVLDLSSNSLVGDIPWSLSKLRNLETLILNSNQLTGRIPPEISKCSKLKSLILFDNLLTGGIPLELGKLSGLEEIRIGGNKELSGKIPPEIGDCSNLTVLGLAETSVSGNLPSSLGNLKKLQTLSIYTTMISGEIPPELGNCSELVDIFLYENSLSGSIPREISKLAKLEQLFLWQNSLVGGIPEDIGNCSNLKMIDLSLNLLSGSIPVSIGRLSFLEEFMISDNNFSGSIPTTISNCSSLVQLQLDKNQISGLIPTELGTLTKLTLFFAWSNQLEGSIPPGLADCTDLQALDLSRNALTGTIPSGLFMLRNLTKLLLISNSLSGSIPQEIGNCSSLVRLRLGFNRITGEIPSGVGSLKKLNFLDLSSNRLHGKVPDEIGSCSELQMIDLSNNSLQGSLPNAVSSLSGLQVLDVSANQLSGKIPASLGRLVSLNKLILGKNLFSGSIPGSLGMCSGLQLLDLGSNELSGEIPSELGDIENLEIALNLSSNRLSGKIPSKFASLNKLSILDISHNLLEGDLAPLANIENLVSLNISYNSFSGYLPDNKLFRQLPPQDLEGNKKLCSTSTKDSCFLAYGNSNGLADDKETSRARNLRLALALLISLTVVLMILGAVAVIRARRNNERERDSELGESYKWQFTPFQKLNFSVDQIIRCLVEPNVIGKGCSGVVYRADVDNGDVIAVKKLWPAMVNGGNDEKPDKNVRDSFSAEVKTLGTIRHKNIVRFLGCCWNRNTRLLMYDYMPNGSLGSLLHERRGSALDWDLRYRILLGAAQGLAYLHHDCLPPIVHRDIKANNILIGLDFEPYIADFGLAKLVDEGDIGRCSNTVAGSYGYIAPEYGYSMKITEKSDVYSYGVVVLEVLTGKQPIDPTVPEGLHLVDWVRQNRGSLEVLDSSLRSRTEAEADEMMQVLGTALLCVNASPDERPTMKDVAAMLKEIKQEREEYAKVDLLLKKSPPPTAKTQEEGSKNEMTVAVASSSKEMRREERIVKSNNTSFSASSLLYSPTSSIE